A stretch of Anas acuta chromosome 3, bAnaAcu1.1, whole genome shotgun sequence DNA encodes these proteins:
- the SRP9 gene encoding signal recognition particle 9 kDa protein, with amino-acid sequence MPHYQAWEEFTRAAEKLYLADPMKVRVVLKYRHCDGNLCIKVTDDVACLLYRTDQAQDVKKIEKFHSQLMRLMVSKESRSAAMETD; translated from the exons atGCCGCACTACCAGGCCTGGGAGGAGTTCACCCGCGCCGCGGAGAAGCTCTACCTCGCCGACCCCATGAAG GTGCGGGTTGTTCTCAAATACCGACACTGTGATGGGAACCTCTGTATCAAAGTAACGGATGATGTAGCT TGTCTGCTGTATAGAACAGACCAAGCACAAGACGTAAAGAAGATCGAGAAATTCCACAGCCAGCTAATGCGACTCATGGTGTCTAAGGAATCCCGCAGTGCTGCCATGGAAACAGACTGa